ttcatcctaacaaagtcacagACCGTTGTTGATGCTTATCCACCATTTGCATTAATACGAGCATAAACTGGATTGTTCTGGTTTGTCATACTGTGACCCGACATCTGTATGGAATTCCTGAACTCATCATTGGAGGTAGAAGCTGTGTTCCCATTGCTAGCATCACCTCtatgaggaggcatgatctgaaacatAGAACGtcgagttagaatggaattagatcatacctcacacacgataagagtaacaagaaagagaagttctcctaaaacactttgtagacttcctctcattagatgtggtgcacttcacacctatgtaaaggactctacttagtgcaacTTTTCGGACATCCTTTGACACTCAAACATAGTGATCAGACACCAAGTTTTGCAAACCTCACGAttagatttaattattatttctcaTTGCCTTAAACGTGAATCTATACTTCATTTTTATAGTTTGTGTATACTTTCTTGTTATAACTAGCTAAGTCTATTCTTTTGTTGATCAAATAGGAAATGCTAAGGATATGCTTGGTAAAGGAGATTTCCAATAGGCAAATGAAGATATTACCTGCTTTGTTGTTAAGttaatttgttttcttgttgGGTGTTGACAAGAAGAATTTCAACTAGAGAACAGTGATTAATCTTCATATTGATTTCCTTTTCGTGTTCTTCACAAATTATTAGATTAAAAGGacaattcaataatatgtaTATCAGCATTACTTCAATTCAGTATGAATGTTTTTTATGACATGAATATACTAAATATGTCTATCAAATAACAtggaaataaaatttgttgtctATGGGATGGAGCATTTGCACATTAACATTTACATTATTCTACATTCCTCCAGAAATATATTAATACCATCCAAGTTTGAGATGTTTAGTTGAATATCAACTGTGCCtaatgtaacatctcgtaacctTAAACATTTAAGAATAatctaagaaacaaaaaataataatttttggaaTTCAGTAGGGAAGTCTGGAAAATTTCCAACTTCCAAAACGGCCATAACTTCCATATAAGATGGAATTTGGATGAGTTATTCATATCATTTGAAATCCCTTAGGAACATCTTTCCAATGCCACCAAGTTTGCAAAATTGGGATGTCGTATGCGGGAGACATGCCtttcggaagttgggttgttgagtTGAAGAAAATCCAATCAGGAATTTAGTAAGGCCAAAGTTGTCTTTTCACCCTAATATTccctaattaattttaagggTTATTTATGGGTAAAACCGTAGTCTCAATTAAGTTTAACAATATTCATAAGGCTCAGGGAAtgggagaaaaagagaaaaggagaGGATGATCAAAAACCATCAAAGAACGCAAAAATCGTGCATCGATTTCTCTGAGAGTGACCCCTATCGAGGTTTGTGATAACTTTTTGTGTTTGGtttgttcacccacacaccaacatGTTTAATTATGAAAGTTTCTATTGAATTAATGATAAATCATGAACTTTTGGTGAATAATTTTTGGATCTTTGTTGATAATGTTGTAGGGTAcctttagtttttttattcGTGTTTTTGAGTAGTTTTCCAAGTCTAAACTACTGGGTATTGAGTACATTAGTCATTCTAAGTATTTGGGCGATGATCCATGGAATATTGGGAGGTTTAGAGTTTAAAATTGGAGAATAAAAGTTGGAGAACCCGCCTGATAGGCCATGGGACACCGCGCCTTTGAGAGTCCCTCAGGAAAGACTCTATCAGTCACGCTCTAGCGCGCTGCGCCAGACAGAGCGCCTGAGGACAACCTCTGTCCGTCAGGTTCTGGATCTCTTTGCCATGACCTCCGTGAGACCCTCTCTTTTCCAATCTCTtcatactagttcctaagtgatgtacctatcaCTCCAAGTTTATTCCAATACTCTAAAAAAcatctaaatattataaaatgatacataaacatgatatcatgatctttgaatccataatccaattaaaggaaagttaagatcaaagtcaaggaagttaagagtccagtctaaaagttaagaagcgaGTCAAAGTAAGTTCCTACAGCAgtcttaaacaaacattttaactttgttttaaggtttACGTAAAGAGTTTATTTAAATTCTCAAATGTTATGAGGGAagtaagtattccctaagagttaaattTCAAGTATGCAAAGACCATAGAGTTGAGTTAATTTCTCAAGATTTACAATGGAACTAAGTAGTCCCTCAAATCTTAAactaaaatgttttcaaacttttgagaaagaaaggaagttaTACTTCTTGAGAGGCTATGGCTAGTTTGAATAGATGAAAGAGGAAAcattgatttccaagagagctttttaaaAGCTAATACCAAATCACAAAttcagtatgttttaaaaatataagagccaccatatgtatatatatattttgggagtaataTTGAGCACAAATTTGGGGATGCAGGTTTAGATTAACTCAAATCttcatgtaaaccatgtagccatcattgATAGAAtaaggtcatactttttagatcaACCCTCTTCATAGTTACTAGTGAATCCATTAGGCTGTTCAGGTTTTATACTCTAGAAAGGTTAGGATGGTCGGGCAGTATGTGTCAAGTAATGttttatcatcactatagctcttaagtgatgattGTTTGTTAAAGAAGCTCCCATAGAGGTGTTGTATTTTTCATATACATCaactatttgtatttttacacaCATAGAAGATATTAGTTGTATATTTCTATACATTCATACTTTACGACATGCTTTCAGTCagtatttctttatattgcaatTAGTTTAGACTGCGTATATTGAATAAGAGTAAGTAgatcatgagttgagcagatcCAAGGTAAGGTAAGTGTTCtttcttactccttttcaagACTAAGTGTTGTTTAGGTTTCTaacttgcatactcgtacattcaatgtattgatgccAGTTGGACTTCATTAAATCATGATGCTGATTTAGGTAATGATGATCGATATCTAGTGCACTGTTGAACCGGTTGAGCACTCCAGAGTcaattggtgagcctccttgcattcagGAGGACATCTTTTTGTGGAAATCTAGATTAGTTCAATATAACGTTATGGGTTTTGTACCAACATTCATCTTAGCTACTTTAGAGGTCTCATAAACAATTAGTAGTTCAGTAGTgcctactttttttttctaatgttaaaacttttttcctattttggCTAGTTtgaatgtttaaattttttgaaacattccacataatattattttctagttCAGTTAAGTTCTTTAATTCTTATAAGCATGATTGTTGTCTTCCACTGAGTTTAGTAAGTCAGTCCAAGGGTTTGCTTGAGGACAGCAGTGGTCACTGAGTGCCAATACCGCCCAGGGTGTAGACTCGGAGAATGATAAACTTGTTGTAAGAGCACAAAGTTAAAGAGTCCTAGGGATTCTATGAAGTCATGTGTGTAGAGTCTTAGTCATCGGTGTGATGCGCAtcacatctatgattaggaggcTACCAAATTTAGGAATGTTTATTCTTTCAACTAAAGAGTGTGGCTAGAACCTGGTTTGACAAATGGAAGGATAGTAGAGCTGATGGTGCAACACATCCGAGTTGAGAAGCCTTCTTGGGAAAGTTCATCATTCGAGAAATGAAGGATGCAAGGATACGGAAGTTCCAACACATTGAAATAGGACTCTATGAGTGTTCATAAGTATAGGTTGACGTTCACCCAACTTTCTCGCTAAGCTCTAGATATGGTGAAAGACGTGAATAATAGAATAACCTTGATTTTTGATGATTTGGATTGTGCTTCAAGCAAGATAGGTGTGGCTGCTATGTTGATTGGTTACATGGACATATCCAAGCTTATGGTCTATGTCCAACAATTTTAAAGGGATAACATAAAGGACATAGAGGAATATCGAAACAAGAAGGCAAAGACTGGAAATGAGTTTGGCCAACAAAAGGGTTGTTCAAGTCGACCACAATTTCAGAAATCAAAGGGGCATACACCATCATTTTCTAGTGCACCTGCACTAGAGACATAGTTGGTATATTGGTTAAAACACTCGATCTAAGTCTTCATATTCGCAGGGTAGTGTAGCACATGGAGGTAGTAAGTCTCCCGCCTGCTCCAAGTGTGGTAGGAATCACTCTAGCATTTGTAGAAAACACTTAGTGGGTTGTTTCAAGCGCGGTCAGACCGGGCATTTTATAAGAGAATGTCCAAAGTGTAACCAAATCGGTTGCAATGGAGGCAATAGAGATCAGTCTTCATTAGTTGCTCCACAAGACAGAGTTACAACTATGGGAGCTAGTTCTGGCACTGGAAGAGGCACAAAACACTTTTATTCCCTTAATAATCTTAAAGAACAAGAGAATTCACCAGATGTTGTCAGTGGTATGATTCAAGTCTTTGACTTTgctgtttatgc
The DNA window shown above is from Solanum lycopersicum chromosome 11, SLM_r2.1 and carries:
- the LOC101268346 gene encoding uncharacterized protein, coding for MVKDVNNRITLIFDDLDCASSKIGVAAMLIGYMDISKLMGSVAHGGSKSPACSKCGRNHSSICRKHLVGCFKRGQTGHFIRECPKCNQIGCNGGNRDQSSLVAPQDRVTTMGASSGTGRGTKHFYSLNNLKEQENSPDVVSGMIQVFDFAVYALLDPGASLTLLPMLL